In one window of Tenrec ecaudatus isolate mTenEca1 chromosome 3, mTenEca1.hap1, whole genome shotgun sequence DNA:
- the LOC142442783 gene encoding protein SET → MAPKRQPSSLPQMKKPKVQETPAPPKEEKEQQEAIEHIDEVQNEIDRLNEQASEEILKVEQKYNKLRQPFFQKRSELIAKIPNFWVTTFVNHPQVSALLGEEDEEALHYLTRVEVTEFEDIKSGYRIDFYFDENPYFENKVLSKEFHLNESGDPSSKSTEIKWKSGKDLTKRSSQTQNKASRKRQHEEPESFFTWFTDHSDAGADELGEVIKDDIWPNPLQYYLVPDMDDEEGEGEEDDDDDEEEEGLEDIDEEGDEDEGEEDEDDDEGEEGEEDEGEDD, encoded by the coding sequence ATGGCCCCTAAACGCCAGCCTTCGAGCCTGCCGCAAATGAAGAAACCTAAGGTGCAGGAGACCCCGGCCCCCccgaaggaagaaaaagaacagcaGGAAGCAATTGAACATATTGATGAGGTACAAAATGAAATAGACAGACTTAATGAACAAGCCAGTGAGGAGATTTTGAAAGTAGAACAGAAATATAACAAACTCCGCCAACCATTCTTTCAGAAGAGGTCAGAATTGATCGCCAAAATCCCCAATTTTTGGGTAACAACATTTGTCAACCATCCGCAAGTGTCTGCATTGCTTGGGGAAGAGGATGAAGAGGCTCTGCATTATTTGACCAGAGTTGAAGTGACAGAATTTGAAGATATTAAATCAGGTTACagaatagatttttattttgatgaaaatccttactttgaaaataaagttctCTCCAAAGAATTTCATCTGAATGAGAGTGGTGATCCATCTTCAAAATCAACTGAAATCAAATGGAAATCTGGAAAGGACTTGACGAAACGTTCCAGTCAAACACAGAACAAAGCTAGCAGGAAGAGGCAGCATGAAGAACCTGAGAGTTTCTTTACCTGGTTTACCGACCATTCTGATGCCGGCGCAGATGAATTAGGAGAAGTCATCAAAGATGATATTTGGCCAAATCCATTACAGTACTATTTGGTTCCTGATATGGATGatgaggaaggtgaaggagaagaagatgatgacgacgatgaagaagaagaaggtttAGAAGATATTGATGAAGAAGGGGATGAAGACGAAGGAGAAGAAGATGAAGATGATGacgagggagaggaaggagaggaggatgAAGGAGAGGATGACTAA